GATCACCGGAAAGACGGCGAGCGCCACGCCCGTGAGCGCGGGCGACACCTGGAACATGAGGACGAGCGACACCGTTCCGACGAGGAGCGTGTTGCCGGCCTGCATGATCCCGGGGCCGAGCAGCATCCGCACGGCCGAGAGGTCGTTGACGGCGCGGCTCATGAGGTCGCCGACGCGGTTCCGGCGGTACCAGACGGGCGGCAGGCGCAGAAGGTGCGCGAAGAGGTCCTGCCGCATCTCGTACTCGATGTCGCGCGAGGCGCCGATCAGGAGGCGGCGCGTCAGGAAGAGGGCGATCGCGTCGCCGACGGCGAGGAGGACGATGTACGCGGAGAGGCGGAAGAGGCGTTCCGACGTGACGCCGGTGCCCAGCTCCTCGATGGCGCGGCGGACGAGGCCCGGCATCGCGAGAAACAGGCCCGTCGAAGCGAGCATCGTCCCGAAGCCGGCGAGGTACACCCCGGGCCGGCGGCGGAAATACGCGAGGAAACGGGGGAGGTCTCTCATCCGGGAAAGAGAAGGCCGCGCAGCGCGCGGCCCGTTCTCCAGGTGCGAATATACAGGAATGGAGCACGTCGATCCCGTCTGCGGCATGAAGGTCGATCCCGCCCGCGCCGCGGCGACGGTGCACTGGGGCGACAGGGACTGGTACTTCTGCGCGAAGAGCTGCGCGGAGAAATTCAGAAGAGACCCGGAAAGATTTTCTTTGAAAGTGAAGAGTGAAGAGTCGTTTGAGCCCATGACGTTTCCAGCAGGCATGGGCCTGCCGAGCCTGACGTTGCCCGCCGCGTCACCCGCGCCGATGGCCTCGCCGGCGCCTGCTGCCCTCTTCACCTTCTAAGAAATCTTCTCTTTCTTCTTCTTCCTCGAAGTGGATCTGCCCGATGGACC
The window above is part of the Acidobacteriota bacterium genome. Proteins encoded here:
- a CDS encoding YHS domain-containing protein, coding for MEHVDPVCGMKVDPARAAATVHWGDRDWYFCAKSCAEKFRRDPERFSLKVKSEESFEPMTFPAGMGLPSLTLPAASPAPMASPAPAALFTF